Genomic window (Bacillota bacterium):
AGTGCGCCGAATACACGCCGATCTACCACGATCAGCCGGTGTCTCTGTCGGCCACGGAGGCCCTCGAGCGCAGCTGCGGCACATGCGAGCACTTCAACGGCGGGGAATGCGACATCTATCAGCGGGAGAGCGGGACGGACCAATCCGGCAACCGGCGCGGCCGGCAGTAACCTTTCCGGCCGCCGACGGTCACAATCGAGAGCACCAACGACAGATGCCTTCCGACAATCGACGGAAGGCATCTTATCTTGTGTCTGCCCACAACGGGCAGACCTCGCGCCGCCATTCTTCGTGGGCCGTTTTCCCGGCCCGGTCGGCCGCTGGTAACAGAAGGGAAAAGGCCGGCGCAGGTCGAAAGGCATAAGGGTAGAATTACCCAGCGCCAAAATGCACCGCCCCGTGCTATGATTGAATGTCAGCGGTGTCTGAATTCAAGCGGCCTTCCGAAGCGGGGTGACGAGCCTGTTTCCTCAACTCAAGAACCTCACGCCTCTGGACCTGGCGACTTCGATCATCGACATCGCCATCGTCGCCTACGTGCTTTATCGGCTCTTCGTCCTCATTCGCGGGACCCGGGCCGTACAGCTGATCAAGGGAATCATCGTCCTCCTGATCGCCACCACCGTCAGCGGTTGGTTCCATCTCTATACAATCAACTGGTTGATGCGCCAGGCGCAGGTCATGCTGATCGTCGCCCTGCCCATCGTCTTTCAGCCTGAACTCAGGCGGGCCCTCGAGCACCTCGGCCGGGGTCGCCTCTTCGCCCGATCCCTCCGGTTCATGGGCGAGGAAGAGGTCAAGAAGGTCATCAAGGAGATTACCCGGGCGGTCGAGCTCATGGCCAAGAATAAGACCGGGGCGCTCATCGTCATCGAGCGCGAGACCGGTCTCAAGGAAGTCGCCGAGACCGGGACCAAGATCGACGGCGTGGTCTCGGCCGAGTTCCTGGTGAA
Coding sequences:
- the cdaA gene encoding diadenylate cyclase CdaA; translation: MFPQLKNLTPLDLATSIIDIAIVAYVLYRLFVLIRGTRAVQLIKGIIVLLIATTVSGWFHLYTINWLMRQAQVMLIVALPIVFQPELRRALEHLGRGRLFARSLRFMGEEEVKKVIKEITRAVELMAKNKTGALIVIERETGLKEVAETGTKIDGVVSAEFLVNIFVPKTPLHDGAVIIRGDRIVAAGCFLPMTENQEVERELGARHRSAMGITEHSDALAVVVSEQTGGISLGNAGKLIRHLDPKTLAELLQSNLVPRSTIGASPNGGEDRG